In the Nocardioides panaciterrulae genome, CCGCAGGCACCGCACCGGGCTCGCCGCCGTCGAGGACCACGCCGTACGGCGACCAGGGCGTGGGCTCGCCCGGCAGCTCCTCGCGGGTGGCCCGCCCCGGGCGGGCCACCAGCGTCACGCTCGGGGCTGCGTTGTCGGCCTCGAGCAGCTCGTGCAGCTCGGTCCAGCCGACCGCGTTGCGCAGCTCCTCGACCACCCACTGCGGGTGGCTGTACGCGATCGCCGCGTAGCGCACGGGGGCCACCTTCGGGTCCGGCGCGACCCGGCCGATCCAGGCCTCGAGGTCCTGCTCGGAGACCCGGCGGAGCACCGCGTTGGCGAAGCCCGCGGCGCCCGAGCTGACCTTCGCGCGCACCAGGTCCACGGTGGTGCTGATCGCGGCGTGCGCCGGCACCCGCATGGACAGCAGCTGGTGGGTGCCGAGCCGCAGCGCGTCGAGGACCTTCGCCTCGACCTTGCTGAGCGGCCGGTCCACGCACGCGGCCAGGATCGCGTCGTAGGTGCCGCGCCGGCGGATCGTCCCCGAGACCAGCTCGGTGACGAACGCCGCGTCGCGGCCGCTCAGCTGGTGCTGGCGGAGCACGGTGGGCAGCACGAGGTTGGTGTAGGCCTGGTCGACGCGCACCGCCTTGAGCACGTCGAGGGCCGCCAGGCGGGCGGGGTCCGCGGCCGCACGCCCGGAGGCGGCGCGGGTCGGGGCCGGCCCAGTGCCCCCGCTGCGGCCCCGGCCGGCGGACGGCTCAGCCATCGAGGAACGACCTCGCCAGGGGCCGCGAGGCTCGCGCCGGCCGGGGGCCGGTGATCAGCTCGGCAGGGCCGGTGCGGAGGGCCAGGAGGTCGACGTACTTCTCAGCGGTCGCCGGTCGGCTCAACAGCCCGACCGTGACGCCGGTCGTGGTCGCGTTCACCGGAACTCCGCTCCCGTCTCGAGCCGCACGCCGCGCGCCCAGTCGGCGGCCGGCATCTGCTTCTTGCCGAAGGCCTTGACCTCGCCCAGGCGGACCGGCCCGGCGCCGGTGCCGACCAGGACCTCGTTCCGCGCCACCGCGAGCACGCCCGGCGCGACGGGGGCGGCGCCGGGCACCGGCACCACCGGACCGAGCTTGATCCGCTGCTCCTCGAAGGTCGTCCACGCGCCGGGGGCCGGCGTGCAGGCCCGCACCCTCCGATCCACCGCCACCGCCGGCTCGCGCCAGTCGACGCGGGCGTCGTCGACGGTGATCTTCGGGGCCAGGCTCACGCCCTCGGCCTGTTGCGGGCGGGCCTCGATCGAGCCGTCCTCGAGGCCGTCGAGGGTGGCCACCAGCAGGCCGGCACCGCCCTCGGCGAGGCGCGCCAGCAGGTCGCCCGCGGTGTCGTCCGACCGGATCCGCTCGGTCATCACCCCGAAGATCGGGCCGGCGTCGAGCGCCTTGACGATGCGGAACGTCGTCGCGCCCGTCACCTCGTCACCGGCCCAGAGCGCGTGCTGGACCGGGGCCGCACCGCGCCAGGACGGCAGCACCGAGAAGTGCAGGTTCACCCAGCCATGGTGGGGGATGTCCAGGGCCGACTGCGGGAGCAGCGCGCCGTAGGCGACCACCGGGCAGCACTCGGGCGCCAGGTCGCGCAGCGCCTGCTGGAACTCCGGGTCGCGGGGGTGCTCCGGCTTGAGCACCGGGAGGCCGAGCTGCTCGGCGCGGTCGGCGACCGGGCTGGCCGTGAGGCGGCGCCCCCGGCCCGCGGGGGCGTCGGGGCGGGTGACGACCCCGACCAGCTCGTGGTCGGAGGCCGCGAGGGCGTCGAGGGAGGGTACGGCGGCCTCGGGGGTGCCGGCGAAGACGATCCTCATCCGGCTCAGAAGCCCAGTCCGCGGGTGACGTGCGGCGAGACCTTCACGGTGGGCCGCTCCAGCCCGAACCACTCCGACTCCCGGATCGCCTTCATCGCGGCCTTGCGGGCCTCGGGATCGAGCCGGTCGACGAACAGCACACCGTCGAGGTGGTCGGTCTCGTGCTGGATCGCCCGGGCAAGGTAGTCCGACCCGGTGAGCGTCACCGGCTCGCCGTGCATGTCGAAGCCGTGGGCGACCACCGAGAGCGCGCGCCGGCAGTCGAAGGTGAGCTCGGGGATCGACAGGCACCCCTCGGGGCCGTCCTGCAGCTCCTGCGAGAGCTCGAGCCGGGGGTTGATGAGGTGGCCGACCTCGCCGTCGACGTTCCAGGTGAAGGCGCGCAGCCCGACTCCGATCTGCGGCGCCGCGAGCCCCGCCCCGGGCGCGGCGAGCATCGTGTCGGTCAGGTCGGCGACCAGCCGCCGCAGCTCCTTGTCGAAGTCGACCACCTCGACGGCGGGCTTGCGCAGGACGGGGTCGCCGAAGAGGCGGATCGGCTGGACGGCCACGGAACTCCTAGCGATCGGGGTGCGGGGCACAGTCTAGAGAGCCCGGGTTCACAGGGTCAGCGGGTCCACCTGCACGCGGACCGCGTCGAGCTTGCGGCTCGACCGGAGGCGCTGGAGGGCGCCGAGCGCGAGCGACAGGTCCCGGCCCCGTGCCCGGGGCACCCGGATCACCACCCGGCACTCCCCCTCCCCCAGCTCGACGGGCCCGAGCACCTCGGCGTCCGGCGGCGGGTCGAACAGCGTGAGCGCGTCGTCGACCGCCCCCGGCTCGCCGGTGATCGTCGCCAGCCGGCTGGCCGGCGGCAGGTGCGCCTCCTGCCGCTCCTGCATCTCCCGGGCCGCGAAGCCGGCCGGGTCCCAGCGCACCAGGGCCTGGAGCCCGGGATGGCCGGGGTCGCCGACGGCCACCACGGCTCCCCCCGGGCGGACCAGCCCGGCGGCGCCGAGCCAACGGCGCAACGCCTCCTCACCGGCGCGGAGGTCGGTGCGGGCCAGCAGCAGCCAGGTGTCGAGCAGCAGGACCGCTGCGTACCCACCCCGGGCCACGGGTTCGCCACCGGGGGTGGCCACCACGATGGCCGGTTCCTCGTCCACCTCGGCCAGCACCCGGTCGCCGCTGGAGGTGCGCACCCTCGTCCGGGGGAAGGTGCGGCCGAGCTCCTCGGCGGTCCGGGCGTCGCCGAGCACGGGGGCGCGCAGTCCCCGGTGGCCGCATTCCGGGCAGGCCCAGGCGGGCGCCGGGGCCGCGCACCAGCGGCAGGCGGGCGGCGTGGTGGCCCCGGTCAGGACCAGCGGCCCCTGGCAGGTGGTGCAGCGCGCCGGGGCGCGGCAGCGCTCGCAGGCCAGGGCGGCGGCGTACCCGGTGCGGGGGGTCTGCACCAGCACCGGCCCCTCCTCCAGGCCGCGACGGATCGCGTCGAAGGCCTGGCGCGGCACCCGAGAGGCCCGGGCCAGCGGGTCGCGCTCGAGGTCGCGGTCGGAGGCACCCGCGACCGAGACCGTGACCCGCTCGCGCAGCACGCCGCGGGCCGGGGCGAGCTCGTGGGCCCAGCCGGTCCGCAGGAGGTACTCGCCCTCGACCGTGCGCGCGAAGCCGCCGACCAGCGCGCCGGCGTCCTCGCGCTCGGCCCGGACCAGCAGCGTCTCGCGGGTGTGCGGGTAGGGCGCCCGGGGCTCGGCGTGCAGGTCGTCGCCGTCGTCCCAGACCGCGACCAGGCCGAGGTCGTGGACCGGCGCGAACGCCGCGGCGCGGGTGCCGACCACGACGCGACGCGCCCCGCGGCGTACGGCCAGGAAGTCGCGGTAGCGCTGCGCCGGCCCGGCCTCGGCCGAGAGCAGCACGTGGTGGCCCTCCCCCAGCACCGTCGCCAGAGCCCGGTCGACGCGGGCCGCGTCCCTGCCGTCGGGCACGCAGAGCAGCGCCCCCCGGCCCGAGGCGTACGTCGCGGCCGCGGCGTGCGCCAGCGCCAGCGGCCAGTCGCTCGCCGGCGCGACCGACCACACCGCCCGAGGGGCGCCGCCGTCGGCGAGCCGGGCGAGGAACGCGGCGGCGTGCTCGTGACCGGCCCAGGCCGGCTCCGCGTCGGCGACGCGCCACGGCTGCCGCGGCGGGCTCGCGGGCGTGGGCTCCTTCTCGGTCGTGGCGTGCCGCGGCGGCACGGCCAGGCGCAGGACGTCGGACCTGGTCCCGGCGTACCGCTCGGCGAGGTCCGCGGTGAGCGCGGCCACCTCGGCCGAGAGGACCGGCTCCGCACTGACCACGCGGCGCAACGGGGCGAGCCGCCCCGGGTGCTCGCTGGCCGCGGCCCGGGCCAGGACGTAGCCGTCGACGTCCTGGCCGGCGAAGCGCACCTTGACCCGGACCCCGGGCTGCGCGACCGCCGCCACCGCCTCCGGGACCGCGTAGTCGAAGGGCCGGTCGAGGTGGGCGAGCGGGACGTCCACGAGCACGCGGGCCACCGGGTCGACCTCCGCGATCGCCTGCTCCGCGGCCTTGCGCTGCCGGGTCGCCCGAGCCTTGGCCCGGGAGGCCTGCACCGAGGCGCGCACCAGCCCGGGCAGCAACTCGGGATGGTCCTCGGGGTCGGTCATGGGCGCAGTTCTACCAGCGGCTGCCGACGGCGCGGCCGGGGCGGTGACGCCCCGGCCGGGTGCCGTGTGGGCTGGCCGGGGTGCCGTGCGGCCGGCCCCGGGCGCGGCTCGGCCCGCGGGGTTGTCAGGGTGTGCTTGCGGTTGGGGGGCGTTGCAACGGCCCCCAACCGAGGGAATCCCCGGCCAGCCGGGGATTCCCTCAGCCGGATTGCCGCCGCCCGACCCCCTCCGGGGGCGGGGGCGTCAGCCGCGGACGGCGGCCTGGAGGGCGGCGGCGCGGTCGGTGCGCTCCCAGGTGAAGTCGTCCAGCTCACGCCCGAAGTGGCCGTACGCCGCGGTCTGGGCGTAGATCGGGCGCAGCAGGTCCAGGTCGCGGATGATCGCGGCCGGGCGCAGGTCGAAGGCCTCGAGCACGGCCCGCTGGATCTGCTCGTCGGGCACGTTGCCGGTGCCGAAGGTCTCGATGAAGACACCGACCGGCTGGGCCTTGCCGATGGCGTAGGCGACCTGCGCCTCGCAGCGGTCGGCGAGGCCGGCGGCGACGACGTTCTTGGCGACCCAGCGCATGGCGTACGCCGCGGACCGGTCCACCTTCGAGGGGTCCTTGCCCGAGAACGCGCCGCCCCCGTGGCGGGCCATGCCGCCGTAGGTGTCGACGATGATCTTGCGCCCGGTCAGGCCGGCGTCACCCATCGGGCCGCCGACGACGAAGCGCCCCGTGGGGTTGACCAGGAGCCGGTAGCTCTCCGAGGGCAGGTCGAAGGTCTCGAGCACCGGGTCGATGACGTGCTTCTTGACGTCGTCCTCGAGGCTGCCGAGCTCGGTCTCCTCGGTGTGCTGGGTGGAGAGCACCACGGTGTCGATGCGGACCGGGCGGTTCGCGGCGTCGTACTCGATGGTGACCTGGGTCTTGCCGTCGGGGCGCAGGTAGCCGAGGCTGCCGTCCTTGCGGACGGTGGAGAGCCGCTCGGCGAGCCGCTGGGCGATCACGATCGGCAGCGGCATCAGCACGTCGGTGTCGTTGCAGGCGTAGCCGAACATCAGGCCCTGGTCGCCGGCGCCCTGCTTGTCCATCGCGTCGACCGAGCCGGTGCGGCTCTCGTGGCCGGTGTCCACGCCCTGGGCGATGTCGCCGGACTGGCCGCCGATGGCCACCATCACGCCGCACGAGGCGCCGTCGAAGCCCTTGCTGGAGGAGTCGTAGCCGATCTCGAGGATCCGGTCGCGGACGATCTTCTTGATGTCGACGTAGCCGGTCGTGTCCACCTCGCCGGCCACGACCACCAGACCGGTGGTCAGCAGGGTCTCGACCGCGACCCGGCTGCCCGGGTCCTGGGCGAGCATGGCATCGAGGACGGAGTCGCTGATCTGGTCAGCGATCTTGTCCGGGTGCCCCTCGGTCACAGACTCCGAGGTGAAGAGACGTCCAGCCACAGTGCTACCCACTCCCGTTCGTTGGCGAATGACTCAACACTATCCGTCGTCCCGCGAAGTGGGACGGCGGTCCGTACTGAGAACTCATCAAAATGAGGATGGCCGCTCACGGGGCCAGGCGGCGCACGACCTCGTCCCAGATGACGTGGGCGAGCGCGGACTTGCTGCCCCGGGCCACCTCGACCGCGGCACCGTCGGCCCCGAGGATGACGGCCTCGTTGTCGGCGCTGCCGAAGACCGCGCCTCCGCTCACGTCGTTGACCACCAGCAGGTCGCAACCCTTGCGGGCGAGCTTGGCCCGGCCGAGCTCGAGCACGCTCCCGGTGTCGTCCCCGGTCTCCGCCGCGAAGCCGACGATGACCTGGTCGGCTCTGGCCCGGTCCTGGCTGATCTTGGCGAGTACGTCGGGGTTCTGGACCAGCTCGATGGCCGGTGCGGACCCGTCGGCGGCCTTCTTGATCTTGGCCTCGCTGACCCGGGCCGGCCGGAAGTCGGCGGGCGCGGCGGCCATCACCACCGCGTCGACGGAGCCCGTCTCGGCGGTGACCGCGTCGAGCAGCTCGCCGGTGGTCTCGATGCGCACGACCTTCACGCCGGCGGGGTCGGGGAGCGCGACGTTGGCGCTGACCAGCGTCACCTCGGCGCCGCGCGCGGCCGCGGCCCGCGCGAGCGCGTAGCCCTGCAGTCCGGAGGACCGGTTGCCGAGGAAGCGGACCGGGTCGAGCCGCTCGCGGGTGCCGCCGGCCGACACCAGCACGTGGCGACCCGCCAGGTCGAGGGCTCCGGACCCCCGGGCCAGCACCTGGCCGCAGAGCTCGAAGATCTCGCCGGGCTCGGGCAGCCGGCCCTTGCCGGTGTCCTTGCCGGTCAGGCGGCCCTCGGCGGGCTCGATGACGACGCAGCCGCGCTCGCGCAGGGTCGCGACGTTCGCGCGGGTCGCGGCGTGCTCCCACATCTCGGTGTGCATGGCGGGCGCGAACACGACCGGGCAGCGCGCGGTCAGCAGCGTGTTGGTGAGCAGGTCGTCGGCCAGCCCGTGGGCGGCCTTCGCCAGCAGGTCGGCGGTGGCCGGGGCCACCACGACCAGGTCGGCCTGCTGACCGATCCGCACGTGCGGGACCTGATGGACCCCGCTCCACACGTCGGTCGCGACCGGCTTGCCGGACAGCGCCGCCCAGGTGGGGGCGCCGACGAACTCCAGCGCCGCGGCGGTCGGCACCACGGTCACGTCGTGGCCGGACTCGGTGAACCGGCGCAGCAGCTCGCAGGCCTTGTACGCCGCGATCCCGCCGGCCACGCCGAGGACGACACGAGGCCGCCTCCCCTCAGGGGAAGCGGCCTCGTCGACGGTGCTGGTGCTCAGCGGATCACTCGCTGTCGCTGTAGGAGACGTCGACCGAGGCGGCCTGAGCCGCCGCCTTCTCGGCGGCGAGCTCGGCGGGGTCGACGTCCTCACAGGTCAGCAGGTCCTCGTTGATCTCGCGCAGCGCGATCGAGAGCGGCTTCTCCTGGACGTGGGTGTCGACCAGCGGGCCGACGTACTCCAGCAGGCCCTCGCCGAGCTGGGAGTAGTAGGCGTTGATCTGGCGGGCGCGCTTGGCGCTGTAGAGGACCAGCTTGTACTTGCTGTCGGTCTTGGTGAGCAGGTCGTCGATCGGGGGGTTGGTGACACCCTCGGCGGCGATGTTGGGGGCAGACACGCGTGAAGCCTCGCTGGTGGAGTAGGGGCTGGTCGGACCGTGCGGTCGGGGCTCGGCGCCCCTCGGCCGCAGCCGTCAGCTGCTGCCGTCGGCGGGACGCTCGTCACCGACCATCATCAAGGCTACCAACTGCTCGGCGGCAGCGTGAACTTCGTGGTTGACGATCGTCACGTCGAACTCCGGCTCCGCCGCCAGCTCGTCGCGGGCGGTCTCCAGCCGCCGGGCCCGCTCCTCCTCGGTCTCGGTGCCGCGCCCGACCAGGCGACGCACCAGCTCCTCCCACGACGGGGGCTTGAGGAAGACGAACATCGCCTCGGGCATCGTCTCGCGCACCTGGCGTGCGCCCTGGAGGTCGATCTCCAGCATCGCCGGCCGCCCGGCGGCGAGGGCCGCCTCCACGGGGCCCCGCGGAGTGCCGTACCGCGCGGCCTTGTGCACGATCGCCCATTCCAGCAGCTCGCCGCCGTCGACCATCCGGTCGAACTCCTCGTCGGAGACGAACCAGTAGTGCACGCCGTGCACCTCGCCGGGCCGGGCCCGGCGGGTGGTCGCGGACACCGAGATCCACACCTCGGGGTGGGTGGCCCGGACCTCCGCGGCGACGGTGCCCTTGCCGACCGCGGTGGGTCCGGCGAGCACGACGAGCCGCGAGCGTCGCGCTCCGGCGTCGACGCGCCGGTCGGGGCCCGGGACGGGCTCAGTCACGCGCTGCGAACTCGCGCTCGAGCGCGGCCACCTGCTTGGTGCCCAGCCCCCGCACTCGGCGGCTCTCGGCGATCCCGATCCGCTCCATCATCTGGCGGGCCCGGACCTTGCCCAGCCCCGGCATCGACTGCAGCAGGTCGACGACCCGCATCTTGCCGATCACCTCGTTCTCCTGGCCCTCCTTGAGGACCTCCGCGATCGAGGCACCGGAGTTCTTGAGGCGGTTCTTCACCTCGGCTCGTTCCCTGCGGGAGGCGGCGGCCTTGTCGAGCGCTGCCTGGCGCTGTTCGGGGGTGAGCGGAGGCAAGGCCACGGGCGTCGGTCCTTCGGTCGCGGTCGGGCCCGAGTCCCGGACGTGGGGCACGGGATCGATCGGGTGAGGCGGTCGGTGCTGGCTCAATGTAGTCAGAAGCCGCGAAGCGCTGCAATCGGCCCCCACCGGCGCCCCGTCGATCCGTCCCGTGGTCGGCGGGTCACATGGTCAGTGGCGTGTGGCAGACGTCGCGGGCCTCCTGGTCCAGCGCCTGCAGGGCCGCGACGGTCGTTCCGCTGCCCAGCTCGCGGGCGGCGGCGTCGATGCGCGTCCTCTCCTCGGCGTCCAGTCCTGCCGGCGGGTGGGCGCGGTCGTAGTCGGCCGGGTCTACGCCGGCGGCGCGCAGGGCGGCGTCGAGGGCCTTGACGCGGCTCACGAGCTGCTGCCAGTCGTCGGTGATGTCGCCGGGCGCCTTGCTCTGCAGGTCCTCGAAGATGGGCAGGGCGCGGATCAGCGCGTCGCTGTCGCCCCCGGTGGTGAGGTCGGTGAGCTCGCGCTGGTGGTCGCTGACCGCCGAGCAGTACTGGTCCTGCTGGTCGCCGCAGCCGGCCAGCGGCAGCAGCACCAGCGCGACGACGGCGGCCACCGGCCGCAGGCGCCTGGTCGCCGGCGTCCCGGGCGCGGTCACGGGCCCAGTCACGGGCCCAGTCACGGGCCCAGTCACGGGCGCAGCGCCGCGAGCTCGTCGTTGGCCCGGCGGGCGGCGTCGGCCAGCGCGCGCGGGTCCGGCCCGGCCCGCAGCAGGCCGCGGGAGCTGCTCGCGAGCACCGCACCCGAGGCGACGCCGAAGATCCGTCGCAGGTCCTCGACCGTGCCGCCCTGGGCGCCGTAGCCCGGCGCGAGGAGGGGTCCGTTGACGTCGAGCCGCTCGGAGGTCTCCCCGATGGTGGCGCCCACCACCGCGCCGAAGGAGCCCAGCGGCTCGGCGCCGGCGTTCAGCTCGCGCAGATGGTCCAGGACCCGCCCGGCCACGGTGCCGCCGCCCTCGAGGCGGGCGTGCTGCACCTCCGGCCCCTCCTTGTTGGAGGTCAGCGCCAGCACGATCACCCCGGCGTCGTGGCGCCGGGCGGTGTCGAACATCGGGTCGAGGGAGCCGAAGCCGAGGTACGGGCTCGCGGTGATCGCGTCGCAGGCGAGCGGCGAGGCGGGGTCGAGGTAGGCGTCGGCGTACGCCTGCGAGGTCGAGCCGATGTCGCCGCGCTTGACGTCCAGCAGCACCAGCGCCCCCGCGGCCCGCGACGCCGCCACCACCCGCTCGAGCACGGCCACCCCCCTGCTGCCGAACCGCTCGTAGAACGCGGACTGGGGCTTGACCACCGAGACCACCGGGGCGAGGGCCTCGACCGCGGTCAGCGCGAACCGCTCGAGCCCGGCCACGTCGTCGGCCAGGCCCCACTCGTGCAGCAGGCCGGCGTGCGGGTCGATGCCGGCGCACAGCGGGCCGCGCGCGGCGAGCGCGGCGTGCAGGCGGGTGCCGAAGGGGGTGCGGGCTCCCGGCGACGTCGCCTCCGGCTCGCGCGGCGCGGCGTCCGGGCGCGGTCCCGTGGGCTGCGGTGTCATGAGGCGGTCTCCTCGGAGTCGTGGTGCAGGGCGGCGGCGAGGCGGGCCGCCGCGGTCGGATCGTGCAGCAGCGCGGTGCCGACCTGGACGGCGGTGGCGCCGGCGGCCAGGAAGCTGCGCGCGTCATCGACGCCGAGGATGCCACCGACCCCCACCACCTGGGCACCGGGCAGCGCCGCGCACACGTCGGCCACGCACCGCAGCGCCAGGGGGCGGATCGCCGGGCCGCTCAAGCCCGCAGCGCGCCCGTCGGGCATCGCGGCCGGGAGCGCGTTGCCCACGACGACGGCGGCGGCGCCCGCCTCGAGGACCGTGCGGGCGCTCTCCACGACCCGGACCGGGTCGCTGCGCAGCTTGGCCAGGACCGGCACCCCGCGGGGCAGGTCCCGCTGGACCGCGGAGACGACCGAGGCGGCGTGGAACGGCTCGCGGACGTCGAAGACGCCGGCGGCCGACGCGTCGGGCGAGGACAGGTTGACCTCGATCGCGGAGACGCCGGGAGCACTTCCCAGCCGCCGCGCCAGCTCGGCGTACTCCCCCAGCGAGCTGCCGGCGATCGAGACGACCACCCGCGCGCCGTGCTGGACCAGCCAGGGCAGCTCGGTGGCGAGGAACGGCTCGAGCCCCGGGTTGGGCAGGCCGACGGCGTGCACCAGCCCCGAGGGGGTCTCCACGATCCGCGGCTGCGGGCCGCCGAGCCGGGCGTTGAGGGTGAGCGAGCGGGTGACGAAGCCACCCAGGTCGGCGAGGGGGGCGTACGCCGCGAGCTCGCGGCCGGTGCCCCCGCAGCCGGAGGCCACCAGCACCGGCGAAGGCAGCGTGAGGCCGGCCAGCTCGACAGTCACGGGGTCACCACCGGTCCGGTCGCCGGCGCGGTCGCCGGTCCGGCCAGCAGCTCGGCCCAGCGGACCCGGTCGCCCCGGAGCACGGGTCCCTCGTGGCAGACGCGGGCCGTGCGCGCGACGCCGGTCTCGCCGACGACGGGGACGGCACAGCCGTGGCACAGGCCGGTGGCGCAGGTGAGCGGCACCTCCAGCGCCGTCTGGCTCCACGCGCCGTGGGCCTCGGCGGCCGCGGCCACCGCGTGCAGGGTCGGCAGCGGGCCGGCGGCGTAGACGACGTCGGCGCCCGCTTGGGCCAGCACGTCGTCGATCACGGCCGGGACGCTGCCCCGGCGACCGACCGAGCCGTCGCCGGTGACCACGGTGACGGCGCGGGCCGAGCGGCGGGCCTCGAGCGCCGAGAGCAGGTGGGCCTCGTCCTCGGCGGCCAGCAGCAGGGTGACGGGGCAGTCCCGCTCGCGGAGCCGCTCGGCCAGCGGGAACAGCGGCGCCGCGGCGTACCCCTCCCCCACCAGCAGGCAGGACACCGGCTCCTTGGGCAGCGCGAACGGCCGGCCGAGCGGGCCGGTGACCTCGAGCCGGGCCCCCGGCGCGAGCCGGGTCAGCCAGCTGCCGCCGACGCCGCGCGGCTCGACCACGACCTCGACCGCGGCACCGTAGCCGCCGACCGGGCGCACCCGGTGGATCCACAGCGCGCGCCGGGCCAGGTGCGACTCGCCCACCGAGACCGCGATGAACGTCCCGGGCCGGAACCGCTCGGGCACCCCCGGCGCCACCAGGGTCAGGTGGTGGTGGGCGCCGATCCGCTTGGTCGCCAGCAGCTCGGCGGTGACGTGGACGGGGCCGGCGTGCTGGACGGCGGGGTCCGCGCCGGGGCCCGGGCCGGGGCTCACCCGGTCGTCCCCGCCACGATCCGGCGCGGCCAGAGCGGCCCCTCGTAGATGAACGCGGAGTACCCCTGCAGCAGGGTCGCACCCGCCTCGAGCCGGGCCCGCGCGTCCTCCACCGTGGTGAGGCCGCCGACACCGACCAGCGTCAGGTCGGGACCCACCCGGCCGCGCAGCA is a window encoding:
- the coaBC gene encoding bifunctional phosphopantothenoylcysteine decarboxylase/phosphopantothenate--cysteine ligase CoaBC, with product MSTSTVDEAASPEGRRPRVVLGVAGGIAAYKACELLRRFTESGHDVTVVPTAAALEFVGAPTWAALSGKPVATDVWSGVHQVPHVRIGQQADLVVVAPATADLLAKAAHGLADDLLTNTLLTARCPVVFAPAMHTEMWEHAATRANVATLRERGCVVIEPAEGRLTGKDTGKGRLPEPGEIFELCGQVLARGSGALDLAGRHVLVSAGGTRERLDPVRFLGNRSSGLQGYALARAAAARGAEVTLVSANVALPDPAGVKVVRIETTGELLDAVTAETGSVDAVVMAAAPADFRPARVSEAKIKKAADGSAPAIELVQNPDVLAKISQDRARADQVIVGFAAETGDDTGSVLELGRAKLARKGCDLLVVNDVSGGAVFGSADNEAVILGADGAAVEVARGSKSALAHVIWDEVVRRLAP
- the def gene encoding peptide deformylase; translated protein: MAVQPIRLFGDPVLRKPAVEVVDFDKELRRLVADLTDTMLAAPGAGLAAPQIGVGLRAFTWNVDGEVGHLINPRLELSQELQDGPEGCLSIPELTFDCRRALSVVAHGFDMHGEPVTLTGSDYLARAIQHETDHLDGVLFVDRLDPEARKAAMKAIRESEWFGLERPTVKVSPHVTRGLGF
- a CDS encoding primosome assembly protein PriA (binding of PriA to forked DNA starts the assembly of the primosome, also possesses 3'-5' helicase activity); this encodes MTDPEDHPELLPGLVRASVQASRAKARATRQRKAAEQAIAEVDPVARVLVDVPLAHLDRPFDYAVPEAVAAVAQPGVRVKVRFAGQDVDGYVLARAAASEHPGRLAPLRRVVSAEPVLSAEVAALTADLAERYAGTRSDVLRLAVPPRHATTEKEPTPASPPRQPWRVADAEPAWAGHEHAAAFLARLADGGAPRAVWSVAPASDWPLALAHAAAATYASGRGALLCVPDGRDAARVDRALATVLGEGHHVLLSAEAGPAQRYRDFLAVRRGARRVVVGTRAAAFAPVHDLGLVAVWDDGDDLHAEPRAPYPHTRETLLVRAEREDAGALVGGFARTVEGEYLLRTGWAHELAPARGVLRERVTVSVAGASDRDLERDPLARASRVPRQAFDAIRRGLEEGPVLVQTPRTGYAAALACERCRAPARCTTCQGPLVLTGATTPPACRWCAAPAPAWACPECGHRGLRAPVLGDARTAEELGRTFPRTRVRTSSGDRVLAEVDEEPAIVVATPGGEPVARGGYAAVLLLDTWLLLARTDLRAGEEALRRWLGAAGLVRPGGAVVAVGDPGHPGLQALVRWDPAGFAAREMQERQEAHLPPASRLATITGEPGAVDDALTLFDPPPDAEVLGPVELGEGECRVVIRVPRARGRDLSLALGALQRLRSSRKLDAVRVQVDPLTL
- the fmt gene encoding methionyl-tRNA formyltransferase; the encoded protein is MRIVFAGTPEAAVPSLDALAASDHELVGVVTRPDAPAGRGRRLTASPVADRAEQLGLPVLKPEHPRDPEFQQALRDLAPECCPVVAYGALLPQSALDIPHHGWVNLHFSVLPSWRGAAPVQHALWAGDEVTGATTFRIVKALDAGPIFGVMTERIRSDDTAGDLLARLAEGGAGLLVATLDGLEDGSIEARPQQAEGVSLAPKITVDDARVDWREPAVAVDRRVRACTPAPGAWTTFEEQRIKLGPVVPVPGAAPVAPGVLAVARNEVLVGTGAGPVRLGEVKAFGKKQMPAADWARGVRLETGAEFR
- a CDS encoding RsmB/NOP family class I SAM-dependent RNA methyltransferase — encoded protein: MAEPSAGRGRSGGTGPAPTRAASGRAAADPARLAALDVLKAVRVDQAYTNLVLPTVLRQHQLSGRDAAFVTELVSGTIRRRGTYDAILAACVDRPLSKVEAKVLDALRLGTHQLLSMRVPAHAAISTTVDLVRAKVSSGAAGFANAVLRRVSEQDLEAWIGRVAPDPKVAPVRYAAIAYSHPQWVVEELRNAVGWTELHELLEADNAAPSVTLVARPGRATREELPGEPTPWSPYGVVLDGGEPGAVPAVAEGRAGVQDEGSQLVAMALAAAPIHGPDRTWLDLCAGPGGKAALLAALAARRGAGVVAGERQPHRARLVARALDGAEGVLGVVTADGTAPPWRAGTFDRVLVDAPCTGLGALRRRPEARWRRKADDLLALVLLQRSLVAAALDLVRPGGVVLYATCSPVLAETEGVVASVLQSRSDVRLEDATTLLPGVPNCAGPMPGTVQLWPHRHGTDAMFMALLRRE
- the mihF gene encoding integration host factor, actinobacterial type gives rise to the protein MALPPLTPEQRQAALDKAAASRRERAEVKNRLKNSGASIAEVLKEGQENEVIGKMRVVDLLQSMPGLGKVRARQMMERIGIAESRRVRGLGTKQVAALEREFAARD
- the gmk gene encoding guanylate kinase, with protein sequence MTEPVPGPDRRVDAGARRSRLVVLAGPTAVGKGTVAAEVRATHPEVWISVSATTRRARPGEVHGVHYWFVSDEEFDRMVDGGELLEWAIVHKAARYGTPRGPVEAALAAGRPAMLEIDLQGARQVRETMPEAMFVFLKPPSWEELVRRLVGRGTETEEERARRLETARDELAAEPEFDVTIVNHEVHAAAEQLVALMMVGDERPADGSS
- the metK gene encoding methionine adenosyltransferase, translated to MAGRLFTSESVTEGHPDKIADQISDSVLDAMLAQDPGSRVAVETLLTTGLVVVAGEVDTTGYVDIKKIVRDRILEIGYDSSSKGFDGASCGVMVAIGGQSGDIAQGVDTGHESRTGSVDAMDKQGAGDQGLMFGYACNDTDVLMPLPIVIAQRLAERLSTVRKDGSLGYLRPDGKTQVTIEYDAANRPVRIDTVVLSTQHTEETELGSLEDDVKKHVIDPVLETFDLPSESYRLLVNPTGRFVVGGPMGDAGLTGRKIIVDTYGGMARHGGGAFSGKDPSKVDRSAAYAMRWVAKNVVAAGLADRCEAQVAYAIGKAQPVGVFIETFGTGNVPDEQIQRAVLEAFDLRPAAIIRDLDLLRPIYAQTAAYGHFGRELDDFTWERTDRAAALQAAVRG
- the rpoZ gene encoding DNA-directed RNA polymerase subunit omega gives rise to the protein MSAPNIAAEGVTNPPIDDLLTKTDSKYKLVLYSAKRARQINAYYSQLGEGLLEYVGPLVDTHVQEKPLSIALREINEDLLTCEDVDPAELAAEKAAAQAASVDVSYSDSE